GGTGGCGCCGGGCGAATTCGACGATGAGTTTCTGGTTGTCGCGGCTGACCCAGGTCCAGATGCCGTGCAGGCTGATGCTGTCGAATTGCGGCAAGTCATTGCGCGCCAGCAGTTGCTCGAAGCTGTCGTCGTACAGCCGCGCATCGCTGCCCCACGCGGTTGCGAGCCCACTGGCGTGCGCCGCTTGGGCCGGGAGGAAGTCGGTGCCGACATAGGATCCCGGGTTGGCGGCGGCGTGGATATTGATCGACACGCCTTGGCCGAAGCCCAATTCGCAGTGCCAGGCCTCGGCGCTTTCCAGGGCGGCAAAACCGCGCAGCAACAAGCAATAGCGCTGGAACACTGGATTGATTTCGCGGGAATACCCGTAGGTGTAACCCTCGTCCGTGAAATACCCTTCGTTCCAGGCTGAGCTCATGCGTGCATCCTTTTATTTCGAGGAGGAAAAGTTGTTCTTATAGGGGGAGTTGTTGCGGGCCACAAGAAGAAACGCGTGGCAGCAAGATTCTTTTCGACGGGTCCGTTCAAGCAATGACACTGGCCGCCCACCCCGCTACGCCGCTTGCAACCACCACCAACCACGGTGGCAACTTCCAAAACATCAAGGCAAGCAGCGCAACAAGCGCCAACCCAAAGTCCTGCGGTTTGACGATGGCGCTGGTCCAGACCGGCTGATAGAACGCGGCCAACAGCAGGCCGACCACCGCTGCATTGACCCCGACCAGTGCGGCTTGCGCGCGCACATTGCTGCGCAGTCGCTCCCAGAAAGGCAAGGCCCCCAGCACCAGCAAAAAGGCTGGGGCGAAGATCGCCAACAGGCAGATCAACCCACCGGCCCAGCCCGACGGCGTGAGGTTCATCGACGCGCCAAGGAACGCCGCGAACGAAAACAACGGGCCGGGCATAGCCTGCGCAGCGCCATAACCGGCGAGGAATGCTTCATTGCTGACCCATCCGGTGGGCACCACTTCGGCTTGCAACAGCGGCAGGACGACATGACCACCACCAAATACCAATGCGCCGGAACGGTAAAACGAATCCACCAGTGCGAGGCTTTGATTGGGCAATAGCTTGGTCAGCAGCGGCAGCCCGGCCAGCAGCAGCACAAAAAGCGTCAGCCAGAGCGCTCCGGCCCTGCGGCTAATGTTGATCGGCAGCGCATCATGCCGGGTGCTTTGCGGCGGATTGAACAGCAACAGGCCTGCAAGCCCGGCAACAACAATCACGCCGACCTGGGTCCAAACGGACGGCGCAAGCAGCGCGACGCAGGCAGCAATGGCCATCAGGGTCACTCGCGGCAGGTCAGCACACAGTGTTTTGGCCATGCTCCAGACGGCTTGGGCGACAACCGCGACAGCGACGACTTTGAGGCCATGCAGCGCGCCGGGCGCAACGGCCGTGCCGTAATGAGAGAGACCCAGCGCCAACAAGATCATCATCGTCGCGGACGGCAGGGTAAACCCTATCCACGCCGCGAGCGCCCCGCCGTAACCTGCGCGGGACAGGCCCAACGCGATACCGACCTGACTGCTCGCCGGCCCCGGCAGAAACTGGCACAGCGCTACCAGATCCGCATAACCGCGCTCGGTCAGCCAACGTCGGCGGATGACGAACTCATTATGGAAATATCCCAGGTGCGCGACTGGCCCGCCGAACGAGGTCAATCCGAGGCGCAGGAAGATCAGGAATACCGACCAGGCATTGATGCGCTCGGCGCTAGGGAAATCGGCCATAGGTCGCGGTTCCAGGTTCATTCATTGAGCGATGGGAGCGTATTCAGGTTATGAAAAATATCCTCCCACGCAGAGCATGGGAACGATCACCCGAGCAATTCTTTCAACTTGATTTCGGCCAACGGGTGCCCGGCTTTCACGGCAATCTGCCAGAACCGCGCCGCCTCTGCAGCGTCTGGTGCTTTGCTCGGCGTGCCTGCCAGACAAATCACGCCGACCTGATACGCCGCTTTGCCATCCCCCGCCAACGCCGCGAGGCGCAGCAAGCGCACGCCTTCTTCACGCGCACCGAGGCCGACGCCGCGGAAGGTCAGGATGTGGCCATAGAAGCTTTGCGCGCCGACGTCGCCGAGGTTGGCCATGCGCGCGAATTGGCCTTCGAGCCATTTCCAGCCGCGCGGCGAGCGCACAAACCATTGCCAGTGAAACAGCCTACGGGCCAACCAGTAACTTGCCCGCGCCTTGAGTCGTAAAAACACTCAAGCCTCCGCGGATTCGGGGTACTCGTATTCGAACACACGCACCACTTCGGAAGCATGCCAAGAGGCGGCGGCGACTCCGTCCGAAGGGCCGGAGAAGCGCCCCAGGCGTTCGACGCACTCGAAAAAACCGGTGCGTGGCAGGCGGCTCGCGCCTTGGCTGATGACCAGCGAGCTGCGCAACGGCTGCTCGGCTTTGGCATCGAGGGCGGCGAGGTGTTCGAGGGCGGCGGTGAGGGTTTGCATGGCCGGCGTGGGCAATTGCAATCGTTCGAGCAACGCGCGGTAGGTCAGTAGATGGCGCTGGCGGCGCGCCTGGTCCAGTTCACCTAACAACCCGTCCCAATGTTGACGACTGATGCGTACGCTCACGATTCATCCCTCCATCCTGGCACCGTCAATTCCCAGGCCAGACTGCGACGAATCGCTGCGTCAGGTTGACGCTCGCCACTTTCGATCAAGGCCAGATAAGACGGGCTGATGCCTACCGTGCGGGCAAGCGCCTCAATGGCGATGCCCTTCCCTTCGCGCAAACTGCGGAGTTGGTCCAGACCAGGAAGAATCTGGTCCGGGGTCGCCGCGGGACGCGCTGTGGCGGCTCGCGGCGGTTGTGGTTCGATGCCTGCTGCTTTCAGTAGAGCTTGGTACTGAGCCCATGGCAAAACTGCATATTCGGGCTCGCCTTCGCGTGTGATTATCTGAATATCCATGACTTCCCCGTAGGACAACGACACTTAGCGAGTCGGCGCTTTTCCGTTGAAGTGTAATCCTAACAGCGGCCAAGGTCGCGGGGGCATGCATCTAAGGTTGAAGATCAACCTGATCAAAGATCTTTGGGTTTCTGCAATTGCAGCTGTTCCGGGGTATCGGGCAGGCGTTCGACCCTGGCCAACTTCTCCGGTAACTGACGATTGCGCCAGGCACGGAAAGCGTTGAGCTCGTCGTCGAGGGTTTTCATGATCCACGCCAGCACGGCGATGTCGTCGAACATGCCCAGCACCGGGATGAAATCCGGGATGGCATCCAGCGGGCTGAGGAAATACATCAGGCCAGCGACGACAGTGAGGATCGATTTGCGGCTGATGCCACGGTATTCGCCGCGCCAGTAAGCCAGGCACAAGGCCTGCAACAAGCGCAGATCATCCTTGAGTTTGCCCAGGCGATTGCCTTCGTTGCCGGCCTTGCTGGCGACGGCGAACAGCAGCGTTGGCAGGCGGCCACGAGCCAGCAAACGGCCGGCCAATGGCAGAAAACGGGCCAGATTCCAGGGTGCTTTCATGTTTTCCTCCCGCTGAAATGTTATCCACACAAATTGTGGATAACCTTGTGAACAGAGCTGCATTTCGCGGCTGGAAGCCGCGTTTCATAAGGGCTGAGCTCAGATCGGGCGTTTTTTACTCACATAAAAAAACCCAAGATTTCATTGACTTGGCGCCGAGGTGTGGCTAGCACTGGCGTCCTCAATGGCTATGACTGCAACCTTGCGCATCCGTTCGCTTTGATCGCGGTTTGTCAAACCCCGGATACAACAACGCCCCGCATAATGCGAGGCGTTGTTTTTGCAGCAAACGGCGCTTACTTGGCAGCGTCGTCTTGTTTTGCTGGATCTTTGATCGCCAACAGTTCCAGATCGAACACCAGCACCGAGTTGGCCGGGATTGCCGGGCTCGGGCTTTGCGCGCCGTAAGCCAGGTCGCTAGGAATGTACAGCTTGTACTTCTCGCCGACGTGCATCAGTTGCAGGCCTTCGACCCAACCCGGGATCACGCCGCTGACTGGCAGGTCGATCGGGCTACCGCGATCAACCGAGCTGTCAAACGTGGTGCCGTTGGTCAGCTTGCCGGTGTAGTGAACAGTCACTACGTCGGTCGGCTTAGGCTGAGCACCATCGGCTTTTTTCACGACTTCGTATTGCAGACCGGAAGCAGTGGTCACTACACCGGCCTTCTTGGCGTTTTCTTCGAGGAATTTCTTGCCGGCGGATGCCGACTCTTCGCTCATTTTCGCCATGCGTTCTTCTGCACGCTTTTGCAGTGCTGCGAAGGCCTCGACCAGTTCGTCGTCCTTCAGCTTTTGTTCTTTCTTGCCGACGGCATCTTCGATGCCTTGAGCGACGGCCTTGGAATCCAGATCGTCCATGCCTTCCTGAGCCAGGCTTTTGCCCATGTTCAGGCCAATCCCGTAGGAAGCTTTTTGCGCCGGGGTTTTCAGCTCTACGCTGGTCTGCGAATCACAACCCGCAAGTACCAGG
The window above is part of the Pseudomonas prosekii genome. Proteins encoded here:
- a CDS encoding helix-turn-helix domain-containing protein, encoding MDIQIITREGEPEYAVLPWAQYQALLKAAGIEPQPPRAATARPAATPDQILPGLDQLRSLREGKGIAIEALARTVGISPSYLALIESGERQPDAAIRRSLAWELTVPGWRDES
- a CDS encoding SEL1-like repeat protein, giving the protein MFLRLKARASYWLARRLFHWQWFVRSPRGWKWLEGQFARMANLGDVGAQSFYGHILTFRGVGLGAREEGVRLLRLAALAGDGKAAYQVGVICLAGTPSKAPDAAEAARFWQIAVKAGHPLAEIKLKELLG
- the chrA gene encoding chromate efflux transporter, with the translated sequence MADFPSAERINAWSVFLIFLRLGLTSFGGPVAHLGYFHNEFVIRRRWLTERGYADLVALCQFLPGPASSQVGIALGLSRAGYGGALAAWIGFTLPSATMMILLALGLSHYGTAVAPGALHGLKVVAVAVVAQAVWSMAKTLCADLPRVTLMAIAACVALLAPSVWTQVGVIVVAGLAGLLLFNPPQSTRHDALPINISRRAGALWLTLFVLLLAGLPLLTKLLPNQSLALVDSFYRSGALVFGGGHVVLPLLQAEVVPTGWVSNEAFLAGYGAAQAMPGPLFSFAAFLGASMNLTPSGWAGGLICLLAIFAPAFLLVLGALPFWERLRSNVRAQAALVGVNAAVVGLLLAAFYQPVWTSAIVKPQDFGLALVALLALMFWKLPPWLVVVASGVAGWAASVIA
- a CDS encoding FKBP-type peptidyl-prolyl cis-trans isomerase; protein product: MKQHRLAAAVALVSLVLAGCDSQTSVELKTPAQKASYGIGLNMGKSLAQEGMDDLDSKAVAQGIEDAVGKKEQKLKDDELVEAFAALQKRAEERMAKMSEESASAGKKFLEENAKKAGVVTTASGLQYEVVKKADGAQPKPTDVVTVHYTGKLTNGTTFDSSVDRGSPIDLPVSGVIPGWVEGLQLMHVGEKYKLYIPSDLAYGAQSPSPAIPANSVLVFDLELLAIKDPAKQDDAAK
- a CDS encoding YkvA family protein; protein product: MKAPWNLARFLPLAGRLLARGRLPTLLFAVASKAGNEGNRLGKLKDDLRLLQALCLAYWRGEYRGISRKSILTVVAGLMYFLSPLDAIPDFIPVLGMFDDIAVLAWIMKTLDDELNAFRAWRNRQLPEKLARVERLPDTPEQLQLQKPKDL